The Doryrhamphus excisus isolate RoL2022-K1 chromosome 1, RoL_Dexc_1.0, whole genome shotgun sequence genome includes a window with the following:
- the rbp7b gene encoding retinoid-binding protein 7 produces the protein MAVDYTGTWNMVRNVNFEGYMLALGIDFATRKMAAMLKPQKVIKQDGDHFSIRTLSTFRNYECAFKVGEEYQEETKGLDNRTCLSVVSWHHDKLVCVQRGEKKNRGWTHWIEGDHLHLELTCEDQVCKQVYKRTL, from the exons ATGGCGGTGGACTACACAGGGACATGGAACATGGTCCGCAACGTCAACTTTGAAGGATACATGCTTGCTCTTG GCATTGATTTTGCAACCCGCAAAATGGCAGCCATGCTGAAGCCTCAGAAGGTGATTAAGCAAGACGGGGATCATTTCTCCATCAGAACCCTCAGCACCTTCCGAAATTATGAATGTGCTTTTAAAGTTGGGGAAGAGTACCAAGAGGAGACCAAAGGACTGGACAACCGTACATGCCTG AGTGTGGTCAGCTGGCACCATGACAAGCTGGTGTGTGTCCAGAGAGGAGAAAAGAAGAACAGAGGTTGGACTCACTGGATTGAAGGAGATCACTTGCATTTG GAACTTACTTGTGAGGATCAAGTCTGCAAGCAAGTTTATAAAAGGACACTGTGA
- the h6pd gene encoding GDH/6PGL endoplasmic bifunctional protein: MFVSVLLLLFALCARGGQGEEGMKKQSLGHVSVVIVGGTGDLAKKYLWQGFFQLYLNQVSSGSTFSFYAGGQSPSEKATPIFFSIVKAVSCTKVVSEQRCAVLKEQFLRLSQYRQLKTVEDYQDLSKHIEQQVQEEGLTEAGRLFYLSVPAFAYADIADKINVSCRPASGAWLRVVLEKPFGHDLRSAHVLAAQLGNSLQDEEMYRIDHYLGKQVVSKILPFRMENRKFLDPIWNKHHIERIEIVLKETLDVKGRIPFYDQYGVIRDVIQNHLTEVMALLTMRLPTNLSNSEDVLQKKLQIFSSLLPLGKNQAVMGQYQAYKAEVQQELNMTKDHISITPTFAAVLAHMDAAEYGGIPILLLSGKMLDERVGYARVLFKNDIFCVQDRHNLHCKPKQIIFYFGHGSLQYPAVLVTKNLFKPSVMEGEWKEVTQQDDVNVLGLPISDYFVQTPKVQQEAYAELISHIFAGRKNNFISTETLLASWGFWTPLLQSLAGSFPRVYPGGADNGDLLDVRLKGKEISYTSDVVIIGPDQIGGSSANRFQVMQGKFRNATMVSAWAEELVERLAADVQEAAQEAVVHGGVFHLALSGGATPIALFQRLALHHFSFPWRNTHLWMVDERCVPLTDPESNFYILHQHLLQHVHVPYYNIHPMPVQLHQRLCVEEDDAARLYQEDISKAVNASRFHFVLLGVGRDGHTASLFPGGKATEWEESLVVLTESAVKPHQRMSLTLSAINHAQKVALLVLGKSKHEIITQLSRSKDDPKKWPITGVRPSDGTLTWYIDYDALLG, encoded by the exons ATGTTTGTGTCTGTGCTCCTGCTTCTGTTTGCACTGTGTGCCCGTGGAGGACAAGGCGAGGAGGGCATGAAGAAGCAGAGCCTTGGCCATGTTTCTGTGGTCATAGTGGGGGGCACAGGTGATTTGGCCAAGAAGTACCTGTGGCAGGGCTTCTTCCAGCTCTACCTGAACCAGGTCAGTAGTGGAAGCACCTTCTCCTTCTATGCCGGCGGACAGTCTCCTTCGGAAAAGGCCACGCCGATATTCTTCAGTATCGTAAAGGCGGTGTCGTGCACGAAGGTCGTATCCGAACAGCGATGCGCCGTGCTTAAGGAGCAGTTTTTGAGGCTCTCGCAATATCGGCAGCTGAAGACTGTGGAGGACTACCAGGACTTGTCCAAACACATTGAACAGCAAGTCCAAGAGGAGGGTCTAACCGAAGCCGGACGACTCTTCTACCTCTCAGTGCCAGCATTCGCTTATGCTGATATTGCAGATAAAATTAACGTCAGCTGCCGGCCTGCCAGCGGGGCGTGGCTCCGTGTGGTTCTGGAGAAACCTTTCGGACATGACCTGAGAAGTGCTCACGTGCTGGCAGCTCAGCTTGGGAACTCCTTGCAGGATGAAGAAATGTACAGGATAGACCACTACCTGGGAAAACAG GTGGTTTCCAAGATACTTCCATTCAgaatggaaaacaggaagtttcTGGATCCCATCTGGAACAAGCACCACATTGAAAGAATAGAAATTGTGTTGAAAGAGACTCTGGATGTGAAAG GTCGTATACCCTTCTATGACCAGTATGGCGTGATCAGAGATGTCATACAGAACCACCTGACAGAGGTCATGGCCCTCTTGACGATGAGGCTTCCCACCAATCTGAGCAACAGCGAGGACGTTCTCCAGAAAAAGCTCCAGATCTTCAGCTCTCTGCTGCCCTTAGGGAAGAATCAAGCCGTGATGGGCCAGTACCAAGCGTACAAAGCAGAGGTTCAGCAGGAGCTCAACATGACTAAAGATCACATCAGCATCACGCCAACGTTTGCAG CCGTGTTAGCGCACATGGATGCAGCGGAGTACGGCGGCATTCCCATTCTTCTGCTCTCGGGGAAGATGTTAGATGAACGCGTGGGATACGCACGGGTTCTTTTCAAGAATGACATATTTTGCGTGCAGGACCGCCACAACCTACACTGCAAGCCCAAGCAGATCATTTTCTACTTTGGCCACGGCAGCCTTCAATACCCCGCAGTACTCGTGACTAAGAATCTATTTAAGCCTTCTGTGATGGAGGGCGAGTGGAAGGAAGTGACTCAGCAAGACGATGTTAATGTTCTGGGGTTGCCGATTTCAGACTACTTTGTACAAACCCCGAAAGTTCAGCAGGAAGCTTATGCCGAACTTATTTCTCACATCTTTGCTGGACGCAAGAATAATTTCATTAGTACCGAGACTCTCCTAGCGTCATGGGGCTTTTGGACGCCACTGCTTCAGAGCTTAGCTGGCTCCTTCCCTCGTGTGTACCCTGGAGGTGCCGACAACGGAGACCTGTTGGACGTTCGTCTGAAAGGGAAGGAGATCAGCTACACCAGCGACGTGGTGATCATCGGTCCGGATCAGATAGGAGGTTCTTCAGCCAACAGATTCCAAGTGATGCAAGGGAAGTTCCGCAATGCCACCATGGTGTCTGCTTGGGCCGAGGAGCTGGTGGAGCGTCTGGCAGCAGACGTACAGGAAGCGGCTCAGGAGGCCGTGGTTCACGGTGGTGTTTTCCATCTCGCTCTCTCCGGCGGAGCCACGCCCATCGCTCTCTTCCAGAGGCTGGCATTACACCACTTCTCCTTCCCGTGGAGGAACACCCACCTTTGGATGGTAGATGAGCGCTGTGTGCCCCTCACTGACCCGGAGTCCAACTTCTACATCCTCCACCAACATCTGCTGCAGCACGTGCACGTACCCTATTACAACATCCACCCTATGCCGGTGCAGCTCCACCAGCGTCTGTGTGTGGAGGAGGATGACGCAGCACGGCTGTACCAGGAGGACATAAGCAAAGCGGTTAACGCCTCCAGGTTCCACTTTGTACTCCTGGGAGTCGGCCGTGACGGCCACACGGCGTCACTCTTCCCTGGCGGTAAAGCCACCGAGTGGGAGGAGAGTCTCGTGGTCCTCACCGAGAGCGCCGTGAAGCCACACCAGCGCATGAGCCTCACTCTCAGCGCCATTAACCACGCACAAAAGGTGGCTCTGTTAGTGCTGGGCAAAAGCAAACACGAGATCATCACCCAGCTCAGCCGCAGCAAGGACGACCCCAAGAAGTGGCCCATCACTGGGGTCCGTCCCTCTGACGGCACGCTAACCTGGTACATTGACTATGATGCTCTTTTAGGTTAG
- the LOC131139738 gene encoding uncharacterized protein LOC131139738: MGRDNFVNSMRPSSPNICPPLLYVLVLMAFHSSRWMPRNRRLKFQTVNVVFTALVVVPQLYVIARPKSSRYCKQPLVNNLSASIALSLIASGFSVVFTLVETVPQGLWASYHVFGLLSFGHGICTTILTLTAATCAKTTPELYHMSVFLTVASIVSTGALTVKGVLWLTKGRNNENH; encoded by the exons ATGGGCAGAG acaattttgttaactcaatgcggccctcgagtccaaatatttgcccacccctgctctacgtgCTGGTCCTCATGGCATTTCACAGCAGCAGATGGATGCCCAGGAATCGGAGGCTCAAGTT CCAAACTGTAAATGTGGTGTTCACCGCCCTGGTTGTGGTCCCTCAGCTGTATGTCATTGCAAg GCCCAAATCGTCAAGATACTGCAAGCAGCCTTTGGTGAACAACCTATCAGCATCCATCGCCTTGTCTCTCATCGCGTCAG GATTTTCAGTGGTCTTCACACTAGTAGAGACAGTTCCTCAGGGCTTGTGGGCGTCCTATCACGTGTTTGGATTGCTGTCGTTTGGACACGGGATATGCACCACCATCCTGACACTGACTGCGGCCACATGC GCCAAAACCACACCTGAGCTGTATCACATGTCTGTCTTTCTGACGGTGGCTTCCATTGTCAGCACAG GTGCACTTACGGTGAAAGGAGTCCTGTGGTTGACAAAAGGCAGGAACAACGAGAACCACTAA